Proteins from one Streptosporangium becharense genomic window:
- a CDS encoding VLRF1 family aeRF1-type release factor, with protein MEFDRAALRDVVSIRDDLGVLSFYLMANPREDASSRPAWRIRFRNEVTALRDRIAADPDRSRRKAILKRLEGLEPYFPDLLNPAESGPGRVMFAPVGSEEVWTFTFQLPLPDHVTLDRTACVRPLVNAVEAAPPAGVAAVSKDGLRVVDYRYGLAREVGTTRFETGAEGLGQTRGPGQHAEASSQGAWHRDKVASRIDEGLARQVRGAAPRLAEHVESRGWTALVLTGDVQLTEILAAELGGEVIQVDAMVDSQSPTKIVEYVEPQLAAARTRRGVGLADRARDLALSGGRGALGLADTLAALNESRVANVLLAESYEWSGRRDGDGLLYADGQSPPAGSGRELTPEPVMGERMIERALDTDAEVTVLTGEAADALADFDGVAALLRW; from the coding sequence GTGGAATTCGATCGTGCGGCGCTGCGTGATGTCGTCTCCATCCGGGATGATCTCGGGGTGTTGTCGTTCTACCTGATGGCCAACCCTCGGGAGGACGCCTCATCCCGGCCCGCGTGGCGGATCCGTTTCCGCAACGAGGTGACCGCCCTGCGGGACCGGATCGCGGCTGATCCCGACCGGTCGCGGCGCAAAGCAATCCTCAAGCGGCTCGAAGGGCTCGAACCATACTTCCCGGACCTGCTCAATCCCGCGGAGTCCGGCCCCGGCCGGGTGATGTTCGCGCCGGTCGGCAGTGAGGAGGTGTGGACCTTCACCTTCCAGCTCCCGCTCCCCGACCACGTCACGCTGGACCGCACCGCCTGCGTGCGTCCGCTGGTCAACGCCGTCGAGGCCGCGCCGCCCGCCGGCGTGGCGGCCGTGTCCAAGGACGGGCTGCGCGTCGTCGACTACCGCTACGGCTTGGCCAGGGAGGTCGGTACGACGCGCTTCGAGACCGGCGCCGAGGGCCTGGGGCAGACGCGCGGACCCGGCCAGCACGCGGAGGCGTCCTCCCAGGGTGCCTGGCACCGCGACAAGGTCGCGAGCCGGATCGACGAGGGTCTCGCCCGCCAGGTGCGCGGGGCCGCGCCACGGCTGGCCGAGCACGTCGAGAGCCGCGGGTGGACCGCCCTCGTGCTGACCGGGGACGTCCAGCTCACCGAGATCCTGGCGGCGGAACTGGGCGGCGAGGTCATCCAGGTCGACGCGATGGTCGACTCGCAGTCTCCGACGAAGATCGTCGAGTATGTGGAGCCGCAGCTCGCGGCGGCCAGGACCAGGCGCGGCGTCGGGCTGGCCGACCGTGCCAGAGACCTGGCCCTCTCCGGCGGACGCGGCGCGCTCGGCCTGGCCGACACGCTCGCCGCACTCAACGAGAGCCGGGTGGCCAACGTGCTGCTGGCCGAGTCGTACGAATGGAGCGGGCGCCGCGACGGCGACGGACTGCTGTACGCCGACGGGCAGAGCCCGCCGGCGGGCTCGGGGCGGGAACTCACCCCGGAGCCCGTGATGGGCGAGCGGATGATCGAGCGTGCCCTCGACACCGACGCCGAGGTCACCGTGCTGACCGGCGAGGCGGCCGACGCCCTCGCCGACTTCGACGGGGTCGCCGCGCTTCTGCGCTGGTAG